A genomic stretch from Falco cherrug isolate bFalChe1 chromosome 3, bFalChe1.pri, whole genome shotgun sequence includes:
- the LOC102051553 gene encoding chymotrypsin-C isoform X1: MSVAAGVTPRSLLLVAVVAGTIRGASSCGTAARDCTTMLGALCLAVLLGYAYGCGQPAVPPLLGTRVVGGEDARPHSWPWQISLQYSRNNAWHHTCGGTLIAPNWVLTAAHCISSSMTYRVVLGKQVLSQEDEPGSLAVGVEKMIVHEKWNSFLIINDIALIKLAQEVEESETIRPACLPPAGLVLENNYPCYVTGWGRLRTNGPLADVLQQALLPVVDHATCSKRDWWGSTVRTTMVCAGGDGVVSGCNGDSGGPLNCQRNGLWDVDGIVSFGSGLSCNMIKKPTVFTRVSAYIDWINEKMSTN; this comes from the exons ATGTCGGTGGCAGCAGGGGTGACGCCAaggtctctgctgctggtggcagttGTGGCAGGCACTATAAGAGGGGCAAGCAGCTGTGGCACGGCAGCTCGGGACTGCACGACCATGCTGGGGGCTCTGTGTCTCGCTGTGCTGCTTGGCTATG CCTACGGATGCGGTCAGCCGGCTGTGCCGCCACTGCTGGGCACCCGCGTGGTGGGCGGTGAAGATGCTCGGCCCCACAGCTGGCCTTGGCAG ATCTCGCTGCAGTACAGCCGCAACAATGCTTGGCACCACACGTGCGGCGGGACCCTCATTGCCCCCAACTGGGTGCTGACAGCCGCCCACTGCAtcag CTCTAGCATGACGTACCGCGTGGTGCTGGGCAAGCAGGTGCTGTCGCAGGAGGACGAGCCGGGCTCGCTGGCCGTGGGCGTTGAGAAGATGATCGTGCACGAGAAGTGGAACTCCTTCTTAATCAT CAATGACATCGCGTTGATCAAGCTGGcgcaggaggtggaggagagcGAGACCATTCGTCCCGCCTGCCTGCCGCCCGCCGGCCTGGTGCTGGAGAACAACTACCCCTGCTACGTCACCGGCTGGGGACGCCTCCGGA CGAATGGGCCTCTGGCTGACGTCCTGCAGCAAGCCCTGCTGCCCGTGGTGGACCACGCGACCTGCTCCAAGCGAGACTGGTGGGGCAGCACGGTGCGCACCACCATGGTGTGCGCCGGCGGCGATGGCGTGGTCTCCGGCTGCAAT GGGGATTCGGGCGGCCCCCTGAACTGCCAGCGCAACGGGCTCTGGGACGTGGACGGCATTGTCAGCTTTGGCTCCGGGCTGAGCTGCAACATGATCAAGAAGCCGACGGTGTTCACGCGGGTGTCCGCCTACATCGACTGGATCAACGag AAAATGAGCACGAACTGA
- the EFHD2 gene encoding EF-hand domain-containing protein D2 isoform X2 — protein sequence MPAASLPRYDAGKDGFIDLMELKLMMEKLGAPQTHLGLKNMIKEVDEDLDSKLSFREFLLIFRKAAAGELQEDSGLHALARLSEIDVSTEGVKGAKSFFEAKVQAIHDASRFEEEIKAEQEEKKKQAEELKQRKAAFKELQSTFKQ from the exons ATGCCTGCTGCTTCGCTCCCCAG GTACGACGCAGGGAAAGATGGCTTCATTGACCTGATGGAGCTGAAGCTGATGATGGAGAAGCTGGGGGCTCCGCAGACACACCTGGGCCTGAAGAACATGATCAAGGAAGTGGACGAGGACCTGGACAGCAAGCTGAGCTTTCGggag TTCCTGCTGATTTTCCGCAAGGCAGCAGCGGGCGAGCTGCAGGAGGACAGCGGGCTGCACGCCCTGGCCCGGCTCTCCGAGATCGATGTCTCCACGGAGGGGGTGAAGGGCGCCAAGAGCTTCTTTGAGGCCAAG GTGCAAGCCATCCATGATGCCAGCCGCTTCGAGGAGGAGAtcaaggcagagcaggaggagaagaagaagcAGGCGGAGGAGCTGAAGCAGAGGAAGGCGGCATTCAAGGAGCTGCAGTCCACCTTCAAGCAGTGA
- the LOC102051553 gene encoding chymotrypsin-C isoform X2 → MSLLCDGTVPARGGQMGLFPGSTAYGCGQPAVPPLLGTRVVGGEDARPHSWPWQISLQYSRNNAWHHTCGGTLIAPNWVLTAAHCISSSMTYRVVLGKQVLSQEDEPGSLAVGVEKMIVHEKWNSFLIINDIALIKLAQEVEESETIRPACLPPAGLVLENNYPCYVTGWGRLRTNGPLADVLQQALLPVVDHATCSKRDWWGSTVRTTMVCAGGDGVVSGCNGDSGGPLNCQRNGLWDVDGIVSFGSGLSCNMIKKPTVFTRVSAYIDWINEKMSTN, encoded by the exons ATGTCcctgctgtgtgatggcacgGTGCCGGCGCGTGGTGGGCAGATGGGGCTGTTCCCAGGCAGCACAG CCTACGGATGCGGTCAGCCGGCTGTGCCGCCACTGCTGGGCACCCGCGTGGTGGGCGGTGAAGATGCTCGGCCCCACAGCTGGCCTTGGCAG ATCTCGCTGCAGTACAGCCGCAACAATGCTTGGCACCACACGTGCGGCGGGACCCTCATTGCCCCCAACTGGGTGCTGACAGCCGCCCACTGCAtcag CTCTAGCATGACGTACCGCGTGGTGCTGGGCAAGCAGGTGCTGTCGCAGGAGGACGAGCCGGGCTCGCTGGCCGTGGGCGTTGAGAAGATGATCGTGCACGAGAAGTGGAACTCCTTCTTAATCAT CAATGACATCGCGTTGATCAAGCTGGcgcaggaggtggaggagagcGAGACCATTCGTCCCGCCTGCCTGCCGCCCGCCGGCCTGGTGCTGGAGAACAACTACCCCTGCTACGTCACCGGCTGGGGACGCCTCCGGA CGAATGGGCCTCTGGCTGACGTCCTGCAGCAAGCCCTGCTGCCCGTGGTGGACCACGCGACCTGCTCCAAGCGAGACTGGTGGGGCAGCACGGTGCGCACCACCATGGTGTGCGCCGGCGGCGATGGCGTGGTCTCCGGCTGCAAT GGGGATTCGGGCGGCCCCCTGAACTGCCAGCGCAACGGGCTCTGGGACGTGGACGGCATTGTCAGCTTTGGCTCCGGGCTGAGCTGCAACATGATCAAGAAGCCGACGGTGTTCACGCGGGTGTCCGCCTACATCGACTGGATCAACGag AAAATGAGCACGAACTGA